A portion of the Leptospira kanakyensis genome contains these proteins:
- a CDS encoding LIC_10202 family protein, with product MEDKKKFNPSPFVEIRDPQLNVSELVQKIESKIPLDPTQKPDWLELTKVSYRPESPQGFRKFDPAGTAHLFEKGISSPKFSNPKFWFIKGPIKFIITRLISVYGLIDKKLSENRIRAFFSVLHELVRLGKRLEQIENRFDGFYRDHLLNGSSDELPNFGWAVNSYFTDSGSNPSWKLALEDISKTNKITVLFPEWGDILKQLSMNKIPFQCITSHEEEFKFIQSKITATIQLEKKLFPLKHILNSSSDVLVYLPLGRFPSFWIERIFAEISMSIDTGKHLYFSVSTKPTDANRPFRDLQVSEIDLDLLPKYLGTLGFKQVRDLSTTEDTKVYRYTKLDT from the coding sequence GTGGAAGACAAAAAGAAATTCAATCCCTCCCCCTTTGTCGAAATCCGAGACCCACAGTTGAATGTATCGGAATTGGTTCAAAAAATCGAATCGAAGATCCCTCTAGATCCAACACAAAAACCCGATTGGTTAGAACTCACAAAAGTCAGTTATCGACCGGAATCACCGCAGGGTTTTCGAAAATTTGATCCTGCTGGAACGGCACATCTGTTTGAAAAAGGGATATCGAGTCCTAAATTCTCTAACCCTAAATTTTGGTTCATCAAAGGACCCATAAAATTTATCATCACTCGCTTAATCTCTGTTTATGGACTCATCGACAAAAAACTTTCTGAAAATCGGATCCGAGCATTTTTTTCCGTTTTGCATGAACTTGTCAGGTTGGGGAAAAGATTAGAACAAATTGAGAACCGATTTGACGGTTTTTATAGAGACCATCTATTAAATGGATCTTCCGATGAATTGCCTAACTTTGGTTGGGCGGTGAACTCTTATTTTACAGACTCAGGATCCAATCCAAGTTGGAAACTTGCCCTTGAAGATATTTCTAAAACAAATAAGATTACCGTATTGTTTCCTGAATGGGGTGACATTCTCAAACAACTTTCTATGAACAAAATTCCATTCCAATGTATCACTTCACATGAAGAAGAATTTAAGTTCATTCAAAGTAAAATTACTGCCACAATCCAATTGGAAAAAAAACTATTTCCCTTAAAACATATCTTGAATTCATCCTCCGATGTTTTAGTTTACTTACCTCTGGGTAGATTTCCATCTTTTTGGATCGAAAGAATTTTTGCTGAAATTTCAATGTCCATTGATACGGGAAAACATTTGTATTTTTCCGTTTCCACTAAACCAACTGACGCCAATCGTCCGTTCCGCGATCTACAAGTTTCTGAAATTGATTTGGATCTATTACCAAAATATTTAGGAACTCTTGGTTTCAAACAAGTTCGGGATCTTTCTACAACGGAAGATACGAAAGTTTACAGATATACAAAACTCGATACATGA
- a CDS encoding GDP-mannose 4,6-dehydratase has protein sequence MKKKHILVTGASGFVGSYLLPALESHAEFEIHCFQGDIRDRKAVTKNLEDIQPDTLIHLAAQAFVPMAIENPWETEEINVGGTLNLLETLHRLQRPCKMLYVSSADVYGKQNLSLLPLQESFLPNPVNPYAGSKLAAESYCRQYAQYSPYVSVVIARPFNHIGIGQRKEFVIPNFCWQIIEAKHSGKKNIAVGDLEPTRDFSHVEDIVNGYITLVEKGQSGEIYNICSGEERSIRYMLEELVRLSGQDIRFEVDSKRVRASETSKVYGDNSKLKNLGWKNKHSLSETLKQIYNHLESEFLKSKQTD, from the coding sequence ATGAAAAAAAAACATATTTTAGTCACTGGAGCCAGCGGATTTGTCGGAAGTTACCTACTTCCCGCTCTTGAATCCCATGCTGAGTTCGAAATCCATTGTTTCCAAGGTGACATTCGTGACCGCAAGGCCGTCACAAAAAATCTAGAAGATATCCAACCGGACACTCTCATCCATTTGGCTGCCCAAGCTTTTGTTCCTATGGCCATTGAAAACCCTTGGGAAACGGAAGAAATCAACGTGGGAGGTACACTCAACCTTCTCGAAACCTTACACCGTTTGCAAAGGCCTTGTAAAATGTTGTACGTTTCTTCGGCAGATGTTTATGGAAAACAAAACCTCTCTCTCCTGCCATTACAAGAATCCTTTTTGCCAAATCCAGTAAACCCGTATGCCGGTAGCAAATTGGCAGCGGAATCTTATTGCCGGCAATATGCGCAGTATAGCCCGTATGTATCAGTAGTGATCGCAAGACCCTTTAATCATATTGGAATTGGGCAAAGAAAAGAGTTTGTCATTCCTAACTTTTGTTGGCAGATCATCGAAGCCAAACATTCAGGGAAAAAAAACATTGCTGTTGGTGATTTGGAACCCACTAGAGATTTTTCCCATGTGGAAGATATTGTGAATGGGTATATCACTTTAGTGGAGAAGGGCCAGTCCGGAGAGATTTACAATATCTGTTCTGGGGAAGAAAGAAGCATTCGTTATATGTTGGAAGAGTTGGTTCGATTGTCTGGCCAGGACATTCGATTTGAAGTGGATTCCAAAAGAGTGCGCGCTTCAGAAACTTCCAAAGTTTACGGAGACAATTCTAAGTTAAAAAACCTTGGTTGGAAAAACAAACATAGCTTAAGCGAAACTTTGAAACAAATTTACAATCATTTAGAATCTGAATTTTTAAAATCCAAACAGACGGACTGA
- a CDS encoding M48 family metallopeptidase: MFQNQTFTSRYFDGVSAVPEEGTVLIHGQSIEFSSGDTTHKLVISQFTEFTLTHKGCKLVLLPDEVRESPVLEIFSSKEDAKKLESLWIQTKKSQSHTHAFFYSIREMNPLVLGILSILIVAVIGFFYFKGLELVTNFIPLSADKSLGESVQLKMDAQFEACNTKATDKFFAEALKKIVPKGSPHDFSVSVIASTIPNAFALSNGKIYFFSGLLNDAKSQEEVIGVLAHEIAHVEKRHHMRNLVKAGGTSLAISLVIGPGLGNMEFLETFTEIGSTILVLKFSRDFETEADITSIEYLKSQNFSSSGLLTFFQRMQELEKEMTKSEENPKETNAKDDQVVTKSITDFLSTHPATEERMKTLESLIRTGKKGSIKKVVSDKIWKEVQSVCLDFKNSDSK, from the coding sequence TTGTTTCAAAACCAAACATTTACATCCCGATATTTTGACGGAGTATCAGCGGTCCCCGAAGAAGGGACCGTTCTGATTCATGGCCAATCTATCGAATTTTCTTCGGGTGATACGACCCACAAACTTGTGATTTCCCAATTTACAGAATTCACATTGACGCATAAAGGTTGTAAGTTGGTCTTACTACCGGATGAAGTCAGAGAAAGTCCTGTTTTAGAAATTTTTTCTTCGAAAGAAGATGCAAAAAAATTGGAATCCCTTTGGATCCAAACCAAAAAATCTCAAAGTCATACTCATGCTTTTTTCTACTCCATTCGAGAAATGAATCCCCTTGTCCTTGGGATTTTATCCATTCTCATTGTGGCCGTCATTGGTTTTTTCTATTTTAAGGGATTAGAACTCGTGACAAACTTCATTCCTTTATCTGCCGACAAATCGTTAGGTGAATCCGTTCAACTTAAAATGGACGCTCAGTTTGAAGCATGTAATACCAAAGCCACAGACAAATTCTTTGCGGAAGCACTAAAAAAAATCGTACCTAAAGGTAGCCCTCACGACTTTTCCGTTTCAGTCATTGCATCTACCATCCCGAATGCCTTTGCTCTCTCTAATGGCAAAATTTATTTTTTTTCCGGACTCCTGAATGATGCCAAATCACAAGAAGAAGTCATTGGAGTTTTGGCTCACGAAATTGCACATGTGGAAAAAAGACACCATATGAGAAATTTGGTGAAAGCTGGTGGCACTTCGCTTGCTATTAGTTTGGTGATCGGCCCGGGACTCGGGAATATGGAATTTTTAGAAACGTTTACCGAAATTGGATCTACAATATTAGTTTTAAAGTTTTCTAGAGATTTTGAAACGGAAGCTGACATCACATCCATTGAATATTTAAAAAGTCAAAATTTCTCATCCTCAGGTCTCCTTACTTTTTTCCAAAGAATGCAAGAGTTAGAAAAGGAAATGACCAAATCAGAAGAGAACCCTAAGGAAACTAATGCCAAAGATGATCAAGTAGTCACCAAATCAATTACCGATTTTTTGAGCACCCATCCTGCTACAGAAGAAAGAATGAAAACATTAGAATCTTTGATTCGGACAGGCAAAAAAGGATCTATCAAAAAAGTGGTGTCGGATAAAATTTGGAAAGAAGTTCAGTCCGTCTGTTTGGATTTTAAAAATTCAGATTCTAAATGA
- a CDS encoding YjgN family protein, translated as MNNTRLQYHATGGQLFILLLKNMFLTVVTLGIYSFWARTNVQKFMAENLEWAGERFSFHGTGKERFIGFLKALGIFIVLYIGIYIIQTILSFIPIPYFASIVGSLLSLGVILALVPVIVVGGRKYLTSRTGYRNLRFGFDGKILEVAKLYGKGILLTIITLGIYYPWFFAEKEAYVQSKTRYGNTNFGFSAEGKEIFFLYLKGFLLSIVTLGIYYSWFLADVQNYIWNRTSFQGKKFRSDITGGKIFVNFLIAYLIILFTLGIGFAWAVVRLTKLFIESVSLEAEVDFSTISAQPDATANATAEGLEALAETLEAFLS; from the coding sequence ATGAACAACACGAGACTACAATACCACGCAACGGGAGGGCAACTCTTCATTCTTCTTTTGAAGAATATGTTTCTAACCGTAGTAACATTAGGGATCTATAGCTTTTGGGCCAGAACCAATGTCCAAAAATTTATGGCAGAGAATTTGGAATGGGCGGGAGAACGTTTTTCCTTCCACGGGACAGGAAAAGAGAGATTCATTGGTTTTCTCAAGGCTTTAGGAATATTCATAGTTCTTTATATTGGAATTTATATCATCCAAACCATCCTGTCATTCATTCCGATTCCTTATTTTGCATCGATCGTAGGGTCTCTTCTATCCTTAGGCGTGATTTTAGCACTGGTGCCCGTCATTGTGGTAGGTGGAAGAAAGTATCTTACCTCACGTACAGGTTACCGTAACCTACGTTTTGGATTTGATGGAAAAATTTTGGAAGTGGCAAAACTTTACGGAAAAGGAATTCTTCTAACAATCATTACACTAGGAATCTACTACCCATGGTTCTTTGCAGAAAAGGAAGCATATGTGCAAAGTAAAACCAGATACGGAAATACAAACTTCGGATTTTCCGCAGAAGGTAAGGAGATTTTTTTCCTCTACTTAAAAGGATTCCTTTTAAGCATAGTGACTCTTGGAATTTACTATTCTTGGTTTTTAGCAGATGTTCAAAACTACATTTGGAACAGAACCAGTTTCCAAGGGAAAAAGTTTAGATCCGACATTACAGGTGGCAAAATTTTTGTAAATTTTCTCATCGCATATTTAATCATCCTATTTACTTTAGGAATTGGATTTGCTTGGGCTGTAGTCCGATTGACAAAACTTTTTATTGAGTCAGTCAGTTTGGAGGCAGAGGTTGATTTCTCTACCATTTCAGCACAACCAGATGCAACTGCAAATGCTACCGCGGAAGGTTTGGAAGCACTAGCGGAAACTTTAGAAGCCTTCCTATCATAA
- a CDS encoding LIC_11321 family protein, with product MGKEKYFLSIRNTDCTIDPTPSILEESLNLSISRPVYLYRMRTIFLLLLFFVIFVSEGIADSRQELPPTLGDLKGQDKSVRQPPDRKDKKGCCKIKYPAGGYDFFLATEDDCRASLYFDRFLGENNTLCFRWEGE from the coding sequence ATGGGTAAAGAAAAATATTTCCTATCCATTAGAAATACAGATTGCACGATTGATCCTACGCCATCAATTTTAGAGGAATCACTGAACTTGTCCATCTCTCGGCCTGTCTATTTGTATAGAATGCGAACTATTTTCTTACTTCTATTGTTTTTTGTGATCTTTGTATCGGAAGGGATTGCTGATTCGAGACAAGAGTTACCTCCAACACTAGGGGATCTGAAAGGACAGGATAAATCGGTGAGACAACCTCCCGATAGAAAGGACAAAAAGGGATGTTGCAAAATCAAATATCCGGCTGGTGGATATGATTTCTTCCTGGCGACAGAAGACGATTGTCGTGCTAGTTTATACTTTGACAGATTTTTAGGAGAAAACAACACTCTATGCTTTCGATGGGAAGGGGAATAG
- a CDS encoding patatin-like phospholipase family protein, producing the protein MLSMGRGIEFVDFMGVREQVLQTLVKIFPSYDVSLAIAGGGCKAFYALGVGKTLREWGVRFTELSGVSAGAAMALCILSQTEEESVEYFEEITKRNSRNFHFSNFLRGESTFPHEDMYRRTIRFGMKFDKVLESGAKIWIHSVKAHPKEDSLKNKFRLARLISETGRAFILDDRDRSEGIPANRTAEMIKKWNMEDVDFTEKDFVNSETIEQFIMNSSSIPPIVDFQSVGNEYYLDGGLTNNMMIETFSHNAKIIGIHYEPNTIVGKDPDLLARSYLITPSKPLPITSFDYTNPKGVRETYELGKADALAQKTAIIDYLRKV; encoded by the coding sequence ATGCTTTCGATGGGAAGGGGAATAGAATTTGTCGATTTTATGGGCGTTAGAGAACAAGTTTTACAAACATTAGTTAAAATATTTCCTTCTTATGATGTTTCGCTTGCGATTGCTGGTGGCGGTTGTAAGGCCTTTTATGCATTAGGTGTTGGGAAAACCCTTCGCGAATGGGGAGTGCGTTTTACAGAACTTTCTGGTGTTTCTGCTGGTGCCGCTATGGCACTTTGTATCCTTTCCCAAACAGAAGAAGAATCTGTAGAATACTTTGAAGAAATCACAAAACGGAATTCGCGTAACTTCCATTTTTCGAACTTCCTTCGTGGTGAGTCCACTTTCCCTCATGAAGATATGTACCGCCGCACCATTCGTTTTGGTATGAAATTCGATAAGGTATTGGAGTCCGGTGCCAAAATTTGGATCCATTCTGTGAAAGCTCATCCAAAGGAAGATTCCTTAAAGAATAAGTTTCGTTTGGCGAGACTCATTTCTGAAACGGGACGAGCTTTTATTTTGGATGATCGGGATCGGTCGGAAGGAATCCCTGCCAATCGAACCGCCGAAATGATCAAAAAATGGAATATGGAAGATGTTGATTTTACAGAAAAAGATTTTGTGAACTCAGAAACCATCGAACAATTCATCATGAATTCCTCCTCCATTCCTCCCATTGTTGACTTCCAATCTGTTGGGAATGAATATTATTTGGATGGCGGACTCACCAATAATATGATGATAGAGACTTTTTCGCATAACGCGAAAATTATTGGAATTCATTATGAACCCAATACCATTGTAGGCAAGGATCCAGACCTTTTAGCAAGATCTTATTTAATCACTCCTTCGAAACCTTTGCCTATCACTTCCTTTGACTATACAAATCCCAAAGGGGTTAGAGAAACTTATGAATTGGGAAAGGCAGATGCTTTGGCACAAAAAACTGCAATTATCGATTATTTGAGAAAGGTCTGA
- a CDS encoding pyridoxal phosphate-dependent aminotransferase, protein MTESQFSFSSRFQLLGDLNSENKIYQTKQNLEKTGNEIFDLTGSNPTKLGLEFPPSALSHIFSNLDLSQYEPQAEGLESTRQAIVADYKNRGIQTTTSNLILTASTSEAYSYIFKLFTNPGDEVLTPNPGYPLFSFLIGLENLKEVHYPLKEDPETGNWVYSAETIANCISTKTKLIVLVSPANPTGSRTTAQFWKEWETLGIKIPILLDEVFVGYEFSGEPHQIPEAPNFPLFVCNGFSKMLALPGFKLGWILLQSPEVYQSEIQKNLSFIADTYLSVNAPVQLATPELFPWKTMIQNRIRTRIMRNLAQCILFSEENLKIINKPAMEAGWYFLIELNLEKKDEDIVLEILTQTKVFVHPGSWYGFSHNRCILVVSLISDEEVLRNGLLALQTFLK, encoded by the coding sequence TTGACCGAGTCCCAGTTTTCATTTTCCAGTCGATTTCAGTTGTTAGGTGATTTGAATTCAGAAAACAAAATCTACCAAACCAAACAAAATTTGGAAAAAACGGGAAATGAGATTTTTGATCTTACTGGTTCCAATCCTACAAAACTAGGGTTGGAATTTCCGCCTTCCGCATTGTCTCATATATTTTCAAACTTGGATCTTAGCCAATATGAACCCCAAGCCGAAGGTTTGGAATCCACTAGACAGGCCATTGTTGCCGATTACAAAAATCGCGGCATCCAAACAACCACATCCAATTTGATTTTAACGGCGAGTACTTCCGAAGCTTATTCCTATATCTTCAAACTATTTACAAACCCAGGTGATGAAGTCCTCACACCAAACCCTGGTTATCCGCTGTTTAGTTTCCTCATTGGCCTCGAAAATCTAAAGGAAGTCCACTACCCACTCAAAGAAGATCCAGAAACTGGAAACTGGGTTTACTCAGCGGAAACCATCGCCAATTGTATTAGCACAAAAACAAAACTCATAGTCCTTGTGAGTCCAGCAAACCCAACTGGTTCGAGAACCACTGCCCAGTTTTGGAAAGAATGGGAAACACTCGGAATCAAAATTCCCATCCTACTCGATGAAGTTTTTGTGGGTTATGAGTTCTCCGGGGAACCACACCAAATCCCAGAGGCTCCTAATTTTCCTCTCTTCGTTTGTAACGGATTTTCCAAAATGTTGGCCCTTCCTGGATTCAAACTCGGATGGATTCTCCTCCAAAGCCCTGAAGTGTATCAGTCAGAAATTCAAAAAAATTTAAGTTTCATTGCCGATACTTACCTTTCTGTCAATGCACCGGTACAATTGGCTACACCAGAACTTTTTCCTTGGAAAACCATGATTCAAAATCGAATCCGAACAAGAATTATGCGAAACTTAGCCCAATGTATTTTGTTTTCCGAAGAGAATCTTAAGATCATAAATAAACCAGCGATGGAAGCCGGTTGGTATTTTTTAATCGAATTAAATTTGGAAAAAAAAGATGAAGATATAGTTCTAGAAATTTTGACCCAAACAAAGGTTTTTGTCCACCCAGGATCTTGGTACGGATTTTCGCATAACAGATGTATTCTTGTCGTTAGTTTAATTTCTGACGAAGAAGTTTTGCGAAATGGACTACTCGCCCTTCAGACCTTTCTCAAATAA
- a CDS encoding SDR family NAD(P)-dependent oxidoreductase, translating to MKYALITGASTGLGKDFALTLAKKGYTPVLVARDSNRLKALAAEIKNKHGIQSVVIAQDLAKPNSAEVLYKAVKKLKLSIHCLVNNAGFGINGEFHKNSFEKESQLIQLNVTTLSELCHLFLQDMVAAKDGYILNVASTAAYQPGPLMSSYYASKAYVLSLSEGLAEEVRDYGVTVTCLCPGPTQTEFFERANMTKINLVKSSFLIMKSQDVVDSGLDALFSKKVIKIPGFMNFLVAQSVRISPRFLVRKIAKFLHQAG from the coding sequence ATGAAATACGCGTTAATTACAGGTGCTTCCACTGGACTCGGAAAAGATTTTGCTCTGACTTTGGCTAAAAAAGGTTATACCCCTGTTTTAGTTGCTCGAGACTCAAATCGACTAAAAGCCTTAGCTGCAGAAATTAAAAACAAACACGGGATCCAAAGTGTGGTCATAGCTCAAGATTTAGCAAAACCAAACTCAGCCGAAGTTTTATACAAAGCAGTCAAAAAACTAAAGTTATCCATTCACTGTTTGGTGAACAATGCTGGTTTTGGTATCAATGGAGAATTCCATAAAAATTCTTTCGAAAAAGAATCTCAACTGATCCAACTCAACGTAACAACACTTTCCGAACTTTGCCATTTGTTTTTGCAAGATATGGTCGCAGCAAAGGATGGTTATATTCTTAATGTTGCCTCAACTGCTGCCTACCAACCAGGCCCTCTCATGTCGAGTTACTATGCATCAAAAGCCTATGTCCTTTCACTCAGCGAAGGATTGGCAGAAGAAGTGAGAGATTATGGTGTTACAGTCACATGCCTTTGTCCAGGACCAACACAAACTGAATTTTTCGAAAGAGCCAATATGACTAAAATCAATTTAGTAAAGTCATCATTTTTAATTATGAAATCACAAGATGTGGTGGATAGTGGGCTTGATGCATTGTTTAGTAAAAAAGTGATTAAAATTCCTGGTTTTATGAACTTCCTAGTCGCACAATCCGTTCGAATCTCGCCAAGATTTCTCGTTCGAAAAATTGCTAAGTTTTTACACCAAGCAGGATGA
- a CDS encoding MFS transporter, which translates to MSQPLTHPLHTIQKERAIIFILAALQFLHILDFVIMMPLGPVFMESFKIDSAAFGLLVSSYSISAGVFGLIGALFLDSYDRKMSLLVLFFGFSFGTLLCAFAPNYGFLLFARVVAGGFGGMIGATVLSIIGDIIPVFRRGTATGVVMSSFSVASVIGIPIGLSLANKFGWHFPFLSLAIAGFLILPVGYKVLPSIRYHLDSEIHPKQSQLKSLKQVITKKDHFAPFIFMVFLMFGGFTIIPFLSPFLVSNVGLAIDELPYIYFFGGLFTFFTSRFIGKLSDRYGKLKVYQIISIVAVIPIVIVVTLSKTSLPVVLTVTTLFMILVSGRMVPAFAMITSAVEPRIRGSFMSVNSAIQQISSGAASYIAGLILVQSADNQLVNYELVGMISVFSLLFSVYLAKKVKIAG; encoded by the coding sequence ATGAGCCAACCTCTTACCCATCCGCTTCATACCATCCAAAAAGAAAGAGCCATCATCTTCATCCTTGCCGCCCTCCAATTTTTACACATCTTGGATTTTGTCATCATGATGCCCCTGGGGCCAGTGTTTATGGAAAGTTTCAAAATCGATTCGGCAGCATTTGGCTTACTTGTTTCTTCCTATTCTATCAGTGCTGGTGTGTTCGGACTGATTGGGGCTTTGTTTTTAGATTCTTATGATCGCAAAATGAGCCTTCTTGTTTTGTTCTTTGGGTTCTCCTTTGGAACTTTACTTTGTGCTTTTGCTCCCAATTACGGATTTTTACTTTTTGCGAGGGTTGTTGCCGGTGGTTTTGGCGGAATGATCGGAGCAACAGTTCTTTCCATCATTGGAGATATCATCCCTGTTTTCAGAAGGGGAACGGCAACTGGTGTTGTGATGAGTTCCTTTTCTGTGGCATCGGTCATTGGAATCCCCATTGGTTTGTCTTTGGCAAATAAGTTTGGATGGCATTTCCCATTCCTTTCTTTGGCAATTGCTGGGTTTTTAATTTTACCTGTCGGTTATAAAGTACTACCATCCATTCGTTACCATTTGGATTCAGAAATTCATCCCAAACAATCCCAACTAAAGTCCTTAAAACAAGTGATCACTAAAAAAGATCACTTTGCTCCGTTTATCTTTATGGTATTTTTGATGTTTGGTGGCTTTACCATCATTCCTTTTCTTAGTCCATTTTTAGTGTCTAACGTTGGTTTAGCGATCGATGAACTCCCATATATTTATTTTTTTGGTGGATTGTTTACTTTTTTTACAAGTCGATTCATTGGAAAATTATCAGATCGTTATGGAAAATTGAAAGTATACCAAATCATTTCTATTGTGGCAGTCATTCCGATTGTGATTGTAGTCACTCTCTCAAAAACTTCATTACCTGTGGTGCTTACAGTCACAACTTTATTTATGATTTTGGTTTCGGGGCGAATGGTTCCTGCGTTTGCAATGATCACTTCTGCAGTGGAACCAAGAATTCGTGGTAGTTTTATGTCTGTTAATTCCGCCATCCAACAGATTTCTTCAGGAGCAGCTTCCTACATTGCGGGATTGATACTGGTACAATCTGCTGATAACCAACTTGTGAACTATGAACTCGTAGGAATGATTTCTGTGTTTAGTTTGTTGTTTAGCGTTTATTTGGCGAAAAAAGTTAAAATTGCGGGCTAG
- a CDS encoding DUF3347 domain-containing protein has protein sequence MNFNSHLGKKNQNMNVFRISVIVLAFFALSCKEAIVPFETAHENLAAKLLSENQILLEEYLKDDPKPNWKTFSESIDALVSNGHPKLKTWAESLRPLVPAAGSDLESSYEKISKIQEILIQIKTEVPNQSQYNRFYCPMVDKSWVMTGKEVKNPYAPEMRDCGELLQ, from the coding sequence TTGAATTTCAATTCCCACTTAGGAAAAAAGAATCAAAATATGAATGTATTTCGGATTTCAGTCATCGTTTTAGCCTTTTTTGCCCTTTCCTGCAAGGAAGCGATCGTTCCTTTTGAAACAGCCCATGAAAACCTCGCGGCAAAACTCCTATCAGAGAACCAAATCCTTCTAGAAGAGTATCTAAAAGACGATCCAAAACCCAATTGGAAAACTTTTTCAGAATCGATAGATGCATTGGTGAGCAATGGGCATCCAAAATTGAAAACCTGGGCAGAATCCCTACGCCCTCTAGTTCCGGCCGCAGGCAGTGACTTAGAATCTAGTTATGAGAAAATTTCCAAAATTCAAGAAATATTGATTCAAATCAAAACTGAAGTACCAAACCAATCTCAGTACAATCGATTTTACTGTCCAATGGTTGATAAATCTTGGGTAATGACAGGAAAAGAAGTAAAAAACCCATACGCTCCAGAAATGAGAGATTGTGGAGAATTATTACAATAA
- a CDS encoding VOC family protein translates to MIIVEGIGHVSIPVSQLDTSIDFYRDIFDFEVETKKATEAILSLDSFRIRLVKAEVSDRSLPLLSFVMDVDDFTEAISELEEKNVKIIKGPEGTDSGESLTFADPSQNLIEIFYSN, encoded by the coding sequence ATGATTATTGTAGAAGGCATTGGCCACGTCAGTATCCCCGTCTCCCAACTCGACACCTCTATCGATTTTTACCGGGACATTTTTGACTTCGAAGTGGAGACAAAGAAGGCTACTGAGGCAATTCTTTCTCTGGATTCCTTCCGTATCCGATTGGTAAAGGCAGAAGTTTCCGATCGTTCTCTCCCTCTCCTTAGTTTTGTGATGGATGTGGATGATTTTACAGAAGCCATCAGCGAACTTGAGGAAAAGAACGTAAAGATCATCAAAGGACCAGAAGGAACAGATTCTGGAGAGAGTTTGACTTTTGCGGATCCTAGCCAAAATTTAATCGAGATCTTTTATTCCAATTAA
- a CDS encoding LIC10067 family putative lipoprotein has protein sequence MRRILYTIGFSLVLGSSFSCTSSSSEDPLAALLTSPPVVSSVTPQIGTPAQNNTNAMYSATEVLIKGENFGVDTVVRFNEIVAAITLNLGTELYTKVPDGAYSGFITVSKSGGSCLPNTKTGVNCAGMEYFIDCYAATNKQYGSEIELKQGSSLSVEFDGQETKAFHTDTLLSSRNLTIGCESAVTVRVFDRSCKATDYVLQNDPIIPFPAGVATQFYITADSKTCSLVL, from the coding sequence ATGAGAAGGATTTTATACACAATCGGATTCTCACTAGTACTTGGAAGCAGTTTTTCCTGCACATCCTCTTCTTCTGAAGATCCACTAGCTGCTCTCCTCACTTCACCGCCTGTGGTATCCTCTGTCACTCCGCAGATCGGTACTCCTGCACAAAATAATACAAATGCTATGTATTCTGCGACCGAAGTTTTGATCAAAGGCGAAAACTTTGGAGTGGATACCGTTGTCCGGTTTAACGAAATTGTGGCTGCAATCACACTCAACCTCGGAACAGAACTTTATACGAAAGTTCCCGATGGTGCTTATTCTGGGTTTATTACGGTTTCAAAATCAGGTGGTTCTTGTTTGCCAAACACAAAAACGGGTGTCAACTGTGCAGGAATGGAATACTTTATTGACTGTTATGCGGCTACAAACAAACAATATGGCTCTGAAATTGAATTAAAACAAGGGAGCAGTTTGTCTGTTGAATTTGATGGGCAAGAAACCAAAGCGTTCCATACCGATACATTATTATCATCCAGAAATTTAACCATTGGATGCGAAAGTGCGGTTACCGTCCGAGTGTTTGATCGTTCTTGTAAAGCTACTGACTATGTTTTACAAAACGATCCCATCATTCCTTTTCCAGCAGGAGTTGCGACTCAGTTTTATATCACTGCTGACTCAAAAACTTGTAGTTTAGTCCTTTAG